In Lachnospiraceae bacterium, one DNA window encodes the following:
- a CDS encoding LysR family transcriptional regulator, whose translation MLGSKIETLLAVAEYQNFTKAAASLSLTQPAVSHHISQLEEELGVTLFVRGKGSLMLTPEGEIVLKYARRIKALYGKMETEINNSRKQLTKVRIGITHTSESNLITEVLARCSNADNNFSITIITDTINNLYDMLDNYEIDLAIVDGTPTGHSLCSLMLATDYLVCVMSIRHPLAKRAMVTLSELKQERMILRLPTSDTRILFESTLKSIGDSIDNFNITLEVDNIATIKDLVRKGLGVSILPQSACAREQKKGKMAVLPIENLSMMRETKIVYKKDFIHMDILQEITRVYHETARSYQ comes from the coding sequence ATGCTTGGTTCAAAAATAGAAACACTTTTAGCTGTAGCTGAATATCAGAATTTCACAAAAGCTGCTGCTTCTCTTTCTCTGACCCAGCCAGCGGTCAGCCACCACATCAGCCAGCTGGAGGAGGAACTTGGCGTTACCCTGTTTGTACGTGGAAAAGGTAGTTTAATGCTGACTCCGGAAGGGGAGATCGTCTTAAAATACGCACGAAGGATCAAAGCCTTATATGGAAAAATGGAAACAGAGATCAACAATTCCCGAAAACAGCTGACCAAGGTCCGCATCGGCATCACACACACCTCCGAAAGTAATCTGATCACGGAAGTGCTGGCCCGCTGCAGCAATGCTGATAATAATTTTTCCATAACGATTATTACTGATACCATAAATAATCTTTATGATATGTTGGATAATTATGAGATTGATCTGGCCATCGTAGACGGCACTCCAACCGGGCATTCCCTCTGTTCCCTGATGCTGGCTACAGATTATCTGGTGTGTGTTATGTCCATCCGTCATCCTTTGGCTAAACGTGCCATGGTCACTTTATCAGAATTAAAGCAGGAGCGGATGATCCTGCGCCTGCCTACCTCTGATACTCGTATACTTTTTGAGTCCACCTTAAAAAGCATCGGTGATTCCATTGACAACTTTAATATTACTTTGGAAGTTGACAACATTGCTACTATCAAGGATCTGGTACGAAAGGGACTGGGTGTATCCATTCTGCCCCAAAGTGCCTGCGCCAGAGAACAGAAGAAGGGAAAAATGGCAGTTTTGCCTATTGAAAATCTAAGCATGATGCGGGAGACCAAAATTGTATATAAAAAAGATTTTATCCATATGGATATCCTTCAGGAGATCACCCGGGTGTATCATGAAACAGCCAGAAGTTATCAGTGA
- a CDS encoding RsiV family protein, giving the protein MKKQDRNSGYFDNLDNLDKLESLKQEYNEIPVPDAAKARILAGIKEGKRKHSPFLRILRTTGTTAAAAVVALAIITNVSPTIANAMTNLPVIGAITKVVTLRTYEDKTNHFEAKVDIPEIDSAPEAVNRSIGDYANELIAQYEKELRESQGEGSYSLTSTYKVVTDTDKYLCLRIDTTLVMASGTEYTKVFTIDKTTGNIVPLSALFKDRPEMLTAISDNIKEQMKAQMAADSSVTYFIESDMPEWDFKELNGDESFYFNEKGELVITFDETEVAPAYMGAVEFTIPQSVTGNFK; this is encoded by the coding sequence ATGAAAAAACAGGATCGTAATTCAGGATATTTTGATAATTTAGATAATTTAGATAAACTTGAGTCTTTAAAGCAGGAATACAATGAAATCCCGGTTCCTGATGCTGCAAAAGCCCGGATCTTAGCCGGGATCAAAGAAGGGAAGCGTAAACACAGCCCATTTCTTCGCATTTTACGCACAACCGGCACTACTGCCGCTGCTGCTGTGGTCGCTCTTGCTATCATTACCAACGTGAGCCCAACTATTGCCAATGCCATGACAAACCTGCCGGTGATCGGTGCCATTACAAAAGTAGTTACTTTACGTACATATGAAGATAAGACCAATCATTTTGAAGCCAAAGTAGACATCCCGGAAATTGACTCCGCACCAGAAGCTGTGAACCGCTCTATTGGGGATTATGCAAATGAACTGATCGCCCAATACGAAAAAGAGCTTCGGGAATCCCAGGGAGAAGGCAGCTACTCTCTCACTTCTACTTATAAAGTAGTAACTGATACAGATAAATATCTGTGCCTGCGCATTGATACCACACTTGTAATGGCAAGCGGAACAGAATATACCAAGGTATTTACCATTGATAAAACTACCGGAAATATTGTTCCCCTTTCTGCTCTTTTTAAAGACAGACCGGAAATGCTCACTGCTATCAGCGACAATATTAAAGAACAGATGAAAGCACAGATGGCGGCAGACTCTTCTGTTACTTATTTTATTGAAAGTGATATGCCTGAATGGGATTTTAAGGAGTTAAATGGAGATGAAAGCTTTTACTTTAATGAAAAAGGTGAACTTGTGATCACTTTTGACGAAACAGAAGTGGCACCTGCTTACATGGGAGCTGTTGAATTTACCATTCCACAGTCAGTAACAGGAAATTTTAAATAA
- a CDS encoding sigma-70 family RNA polymerase sigma factor, translating to MNHSDQAEKIRLQTEKMLIDQYERFYRLAYSYVHNEADALDVVQESACKAIIQCKKLKDTTKLLPWLCRIVVNTSLDLLRNQIKEQPAEELPEAAAEDKYEELDLKKALNRLEPENRTVIILRYFEDMKIEDIALVVDENVNTVKTRLYRSLKKLRIQLDDTAAL from the coding sequence ATGAACCATTCTGATCAAGCAGAAAAAATCCGGCTGCAAACGGAAAAAATGCTCATTGACCAATATGAACGTTTTTACCGGCTGGCCTACAGTTATGTACATAATGAAGCAGATGCTTTGGACGTTGTCCAGGAAAGCGCCTGCAAAGCCATTATCCAGTGCAAAAAATTAAAGGATACTACGAAGCTTCTTCCATGGCTATGCCGGATCGTAGTAAACACAAGCCTGGATCTGCTGCGAAACCAGATAAAAGAACAGCCTGCCGAAGAGCTTCCTGAAGCTGCAGCAGAAGATAAATACGAGGAATTGGATCTTAAAAAGGCTTTGAACCGTTTGGAGCCCGAGAACCGCACCGTCATCATCCTGAGATATTTTGAGGATATGAAGATCGAGGACATTGCCCTTGTGGTCGATGAAAATGTAAATACCGTAAAGACCCGATTGTACCGGTCATTAAAAAAACTTCGCATCCAGCTGGATGATACAGCAGCTCTGTAA
- a CDS encoding N-acetylmuramoyl-L-alanine amidase, producing MAAVFMAMMIGILSGLGSGYYIWGREPENTVDLKAVEVPDWVQQDFLRKNIFSRPDVTRKQVKNIVIHYVGNPGTSAKATRNYFDSLADQDAQKEGISSSSHFVVGLDGEVIQCIPIDETAYANAPRNDDTISIEVCHPDDTGKFNDASYESVVKLTAWLCRQLKLKSSDVVRHYDINGKKCPKYYVEDKEAWKQLKEDVKEQMKAD from the coding sequence ATGGCAGCTGTTTTTATGGCAATGATGATCGGCATTCTTTCCGGTCTTGGCAGCGGCTACTATATATGGGGAAGAGAGCCTGAAAATACAGTTGATCTGAAAGCAGTAGAAGTTCCTGACTGGGTACAGCAGGATTTTTTACGGAAAAATATTTTTTCACGTCCGGATGTGACCCGCAAGCAGGTGAAAAATATAGTGATCCATTATGTGGGAAATCCGGGAACCAGTGCAAAGGCTACCAGAAACTATTTTGACAGCCTGGCAGACCAGGATGCACAGAAAGAGGGGATTTCTTCCAGCAGCCATTTCGTAGTAGGGCTGGATGGGGAGGTAATACAGTGCATTCCTATTGATGAGACAGCCTATGCAAATGCCCCCAGAAATGATGATACCATTTCTATAGAAGTATGTCATCCAGATGATACCGGCAAATTTAACGATGCTTCCTATGAATCAGTGGTAAAGCTGACTGCCTGGCTTTGCAGGCAGCTGAAATTAAAAAGCTCCGATGTAGTACGCCATTATGATATAAATGGAAAAAAGTGTCCAAAATATTATGTAGAAGATAAAGAAGCCTGGAAACAGTTAAAAGAAGATGTAAAAGAGCAGATGAAGGCAGATTAA
- a CDS encoding alanine:cation symporter family protein yields the protein MIVHIIEAFYRFLWGDLFTLKFGAFSMGIPLLVLLLIPTGIYFTFRTNFVSVRLFPDMVRSLSEKKGKDSSLSPLQTLFVSTATRVGMGNLVGVVAAVSAGGAGAVFWMWLTAILGSATAFIEATLAQIHKEKDPLYGGYHGGPAYYIHYYAEKMRGQKLRHSVIAVLFAFSGLLCWCGISQVISNSVASAFENAFSIPPIITTVILVILSAVIVLRKNATVKALDIIVPVMAALYFIITVFIIITHIGQLPGVFSRIFKEAFGLRAVAGGGFGAVLMNGVKRGLFSNEAGSGSAPCAAAAADEKEPVKMGLIQALGVFIDTIVICSCTAFILLLVPDELTCGLMGMELLQAAMNYHLGSFGVVFVAVILALFSFSTFLGILFYARSNVSYLFGNRWLWQTLYKILALVMLFVGGIQTYTVVWDLGDVGIGLMTIFNLAVLIPLSGEALSALAEYEKLRTHQ from the coding sequence ATGATCGTTCATATAATCGAAGCTTTTTACCGTTTTCTGTGGGGTGATCTATTCACTCTTAAATTCGGGGCATTTTCCATGGGAATCCCCCTGCTTGTACTTCTTCTGATCCCAACAGGCATTTACTTTACCTTCCGCACAAATTTCGTATCCGTACGTCTTTTCCCGGATATGGTGCGCTCATTATCAGAAAAGAAAGGAAAGGACAGCAGTTTGTCACCGCTGCAGACCCTTTTTGTATCTACTGCTACCCGGGTTGGTATGGGAAATCTGGTAGGTGTAGTGGCTGCTGTTTCTGCCGGAGGTGCAGGTGCTGTGTTCTGGATGTGGCTGACTGCCATTTTAGGTTCTGCCACTGCTTTTATAGAAGCAACACTGGCCCAGATCCATAAGGAAAAAGATCCTTTATACGGCGGTTATCACGGCGGACCTGCTTACTATATCCACTATTATGCAGAAAAAATGCGTGGACAAAAACTGCGCCATTCTGTAATTGCTGTTTTATTTGCCTTTTCCGGCCTGTTATGCTGGTGCGGTATCAGCCAGGTGATCAGTAACTCCGTTGCTTCTGCCTTTGAAAATGCCTTTTCCATACCACCTATTATCACTACTGTGATACTGGTGATCTTATCTGCTGTGATCGTGCTTCGGAAAAATGCAACTGTAAAGGCACTGGACATCATTGTTCCGGTAATGGCCGCTCTCTATTTTATTATTACTGTTTTTATTATCATAACCCATATTGGACAGCTTCCAGGGGTATTTTCCAGAATTTTTAAAGAAGCTTTTGGTCTTCGTGCTGTAGCCGGCGGTGGTTTTGGCGCTGTGTTGATGAATGGTGTAAAACGCGGACTTTTCTCCAATGAAGCTGGCTCTGGTTCTGCTCCCTGTGCAGCCGCTGCTGCTGATGAAAAGGAACCTGTAAAAATGGGACTGATCCAGGCTTTAGGTGTATTTATTGATACCATTGTGATCTGCAGCTGTACCGCCTTTATCCTGCTCCTGGTTCCGGATGAACTTACATGCGGACTTATGGGAATGGAACTTTTACAGGCTGCCATGAACTACCACCTTGGAAGCTTCGGTGTGGTCTTTGTAGCTGTTATCCTGGCACTGTTCAGTTTTTCAACTTTTCTGGGCATCCTCTTTTATGCCCGGTCCAATGTATCCTATCTTTTCGGAAACCGCTGGCTTTGGCAGACTCTTTATAAAATTTTAGCTCTGGTCATGCTCTTTGTGGGCGGCATCCAGACGTATACTGTAGTATGGGACCTGGGAGATGTAGGCATCGGGCTGATGACCATTTTTAATCTAGCTGTTCTTATCCCGCTTTCCGGTGAAGCATTATCTGCACTGGCAGAATATGAGAAACTGCGTACACACCAATAA
- a CDS encoding IS1634 family transposase, with translation MSYFLKKTNNKKGTYLQIYESYYDPTRKCGAHRSYKPLGYVHELQATGIEDPIAVFTKEVQKLNQKCKQKKQAEKEQQISDVSPEKHLGYFPLKNINDSLGCKRFIDLMQTATNFRFNIFDMMSALIYARTVHPCSKSKTYDEVIPNLFENHDFSLDQLYSGLEYIGSEYEKVIEIYNHQINQTYPLDTVHTYFDCTNFYFEIDKEDDFRLKGPSKENRREPIVGMGLLLDANQIPIGMKMYPGNESEKPVIRNIIDDLKKRSHISGRTIQIADKGLNCFNNIAHALKAGDGYIFSKSVKTLPETEKTWVLLENDYADVKNKRGEILYRIKECVDDFSYSYTDTAGHKKTVKLTEKRIVTFNPKLAAKQKYEINRQVEKAKKLKASQAKRSEYGDSSKYVSFIPTNKKGEETEGAVKVEINEKSIENARKFAGYNMIVTSEIHMAASKVYAAYHNLWRIEESFRVMKSQLDARPVYLQKQETITGHFLICYLAVLLTRILQIHILKNQYGTEEIFDFIRDFRVAKISDRKYINLSRNSSFIKFFSDHTGLPLTSYFMGNTDIKKVLSHRF, from the coding sequence ATGTCTTATTTCTTAAAGAAAACAAACAATAAAAAGGGTACTTATTTACAGATCTACGAAAGTTATTATGATCCTACTCGAAAATGCGGTGCTCATCGTTCTTACAAACCTCTGGGGTATGTACACGAACTTCAGGCTACCGGCATTGAGGATCCGATTGCTGTTTTTACCAAAGAGGTCCAGAAACTTAATCAGAAATGCAAACAGAAAAAACAGGCAGAAAAAGAACAACAGATCTCCGATGTGTCTCCCGAAAAACATCTGGGGTATTTTCCTTTAAAAAATATCAATGACTCTCTCGGCTGTAAGCGGTTTATTGATCTCATGCAGACGGCAACTAATTTCAGATTTAACATTTTTGATATGATGTCTGCTTTAATTTATGCAAGAACAGTCCATCCCTGTTCGAAATCAAAAACTTATGATGAGGTTATCCCAAATCTCTTTGAAAACCACGATTTTTCACTGGACCAGCTGTATTCCGGTCTGGAGTACATTGGCTCCGAATACGAAAAGGTGATCGAGATCTATAACCACCAGATCAATCAGACATATCCGCTTGATACGGTCCACACATACTTTGATTGTACAAACTTTTACTTTGAGATTGATAAAGAAGATGATTTCCGACTGAAAGGCCCCTCAAAAGAAAACCGCAGGGAACCGATCGTCGGTATGGGCCTGCTCCTGGATGCCAACCAGATCCCTATCGGTATGAAAATGTATCCTGGGAATGAAAGTGAAAAACCCGTTATACGCAACATCATTGATGATCTTAAAAAACGCAGTCACATATCCGGCAGAACGATCCAGATCGCGGATAAGGGACTTAACTGCTTTAATAACATCGCACACGCATTGAAAGCTGGCGATGGATACATCTTCTCCAAATCTGTAAAAACTCTTCCTGAGACGGAAAAAACATGGGTCCTGCTTGAAAATGACTATGCAGACGTTAAGAACAAAAGAGGAGAGATACTGTACCGTATCAAGGAATGCGTAGATGATTTTTCTTATTCCTACACAGATACCGCTGGACATAAAAAAACAGTAAAACTTACAGAAAAACGGATCGTAACATTCAATCCAAAACTTGCCGCAAAACAGAAATATGAAATAAACCGGCAGGTCGAGAAAGCAAAGAAGCTCAAAGCCAGTCAGGCAAAAAGATCCGAATATGGCGATAGTTCTAAATATGTTTCTTTTATTCCCACTAATAAAAAGGGAGAAGAAACAGAGGGTGCTGTAAAAGTTGAAATAAACGAAAAATCCATTGAGAATGCCCGCAAATTTGCAGGTTATAACATGATCGTTACTTCAGAGATCCACATGGCTGCGTCCAAGGTGTATGCTGCCTACCATAATCTCTGGCGCATTGAAGAATCTTTCCGTGTCATGAAATCCCAGCTTGATGCAAGACCTGTATATTTACAAAAACAGGAAACGATCACCGGACATTTCCTCATTTGTTACCTTGCGGTACTGCTGACCAGGATCTTACAGATACACATCTTAAAAAACCAGTATGGTACCGAAGAGATATTTGATTTCATACGTGACTTCAGAGTTGCAAAAATATCTGACCGAAAATATATAAACTTATCACGGAATTCTTCTTTTATAAAGTTTTTTTCCGATCATACCGGACTTCCATTAACCTCTTATTTTATGGGTAATACCGATATTAAAAAAGTGCTGAGCCATAGATTTTAG
- a CDS encoding MgtC/SapB family protein: MGYIAAELTKGWMMEGVGEQVIFRIILSLALAAVIGCERSSKRHSAGMRTFMLVSVSATAAVLTDMYLAREFSFVIPVISGAAVVGIAMISGNSILFSSKNQIKGLTTSAALWACGFMGLMLGAGMYISAFAIFMALLCGISLFPSAERYLKDRSNHFEVHLELKSSFKLQDFVATIRKLGIRIDDIEANPAYLNSGLSVYTVSLTVDSQELKKEKKHSDIIEALRSLDYIYYIEEIK, translated from the coding sequence ATGGGATATATAGCAGCAGAACTGACAAAAGGATGGATGATGGAAGGCGTGGGAGAGCAGGTGATCTTCAGGATCATTTTGTCACTGGCACTGGCGGCTGTGATCGGCTGTGAACGGTCCAGCAAGCGTCATTCTGCAGGTATGAGGACTTTTATGCTGGTCAGTGTATCTGCTACAGCAGCAGTTTTGACAGATATGTATCTGGCCAGGGAATTTTCTTTTGTAATCCCTGTTATTTCCGGGGCAGCTGTTGTAGGCATTGCCATGATAAGCGGAAATTCCATTCTTTTCAGCTCTAAGAACCAGATCAAGGGCTTGACTACATCTGCAGCTCTTTGGGCATGCGGCTTTATGGGACTGATGCTTGGTGCAGGAATGTATATTTCAGCGTTTGCTATTTTCATGGCTCTCCTTTGCGGTATTTCACTGTTCCCATCAGCAGAGCGTTATTTAAAAGACCGCTCTAACCATTTTGAAGTACATCTGGAATTAAAGAGCAGCTTTAAGCTTCAGGATTTCGTGGCAACGATCCGGAAACTTGGTATCCGCATTGATGATATTGAGGCAAATCCGGCTTATTTAAATTCCGGACTCAGTGTGTATACAGTTTCCCTGACTGTAGACAGCCAGGAACTTAAGAAAGAAAAAAAACACAGTGACATCATTGAAGCACTGCGTTCTCTGGATTACATCTATTATATAGAAGAAATTAAATGA
- a CDS encoding histidinol-phosphatase HisJ family protein codes for MDAIYDYHLHTEFSADSETPVRDQLEKAISLGMKEICITDHHDHGSQFCPDDFTLDLPTYIESLRKIKDEYADRIRLNIGIELGLQNHVGDYLHDFAKTWGKEFDFVIGSSHFVDQMDPYEKAFWDRFGEKEGMEAFFKVSLERIKKLCDTFDSYGHLDYSLRYAPHKNEFYSWKDYESYIRPILKLLIENGKCLECNTGGIRYGLGDTNPCADVFRFYKDLGGELITIGSDAHTPKTLGIGFEQCREMLKSYGFRYYTVFHERKAEMLPL; via the coding sequence ATGGATGCTATTTATGACTACCATCTCCACACAGAATTTTCTGCAGATTCCGAAACCCCGGTACGGGATCAGCTGGAAAAAGCCATTTCCCTGGGGATGAAAGAAATCTGTATTACAGATCACCATGATCACGGAAGCCAGTTCTGTCCTGATGACTTTACTTTAGATCTTCCTACTTATATAGAAAGCTTACGCAAAATAAAGGATGAATACGCAGACCGGATCCGTTTAAATATTGGAATCGAACTGGGTCTGCAAAACCATGTGGGTGATTATCTCCATGATTTTGCAAAAACCTGGGGGAAAGAATTTGATTTTGTTATTGGTTCCAGCCATTTTGTAGACCAGATGGATCCTTATGAAAAAGCATTCTGGGACCGTTTCGGAGAAAAAGAAGGTATGGAAGCCTTTTTTAAGGTATCTCTGGAACGCATAAAAAAACTGTGTGATACTTTTGACTCCTATGGACACCTGGATTATTCTTTAAGATATGCTCCCCATAAAAATGAGTTTTATTCCTGGAAGGATTACGAATCCTATATCCGTCCGATTTTGAAGCTGCTCATTGAAAACGGAAAATGTCTGGAGTGTAATACAGGCGGTATCCGATACGGACTGGGAGATACCAATCCATGTGCTGATGTTTTCCGTTTCTACAAGGACCTTGGTGGAGAACTGATCACTATCGGTTCTGATGCCCATACACCAAAAACTCTGGGCATCGGCTTTGAACAATGCCGCGAAATGTTAAAAAGCTATGGTTTTCGCTATTATACCGTATTTCATGAAAGAAAAGCAGAGATGCTCCCGCTGTAG
- a CDS encoding cation:proton antiporter — protein sequence MKSFLFYHATSQASVVIITIALMLFTGYLMTRITRKFKLPNVTGYILAGILMGPYCLDMVPVKVIDGMDFLSDIALAFIAFSTGEFFRFSVLKKNGWKVVVITVMEAVLASVCVFAVVYGVLHLNLSFSIVLAALASATAPASTIMTIRQTGAKGDFVDTLLQVVALDDVVGLVEYSAAISIALAALSGGGFQVGNILKPIFVNGAVLVLGGIFGWLLKCMMPKKKYKDNRLIISVAALFAFCGICSLADVSPLLGCMSMGTIYINLSDDDKLFKQLNYFSPPILLLFFVRSGLSFRLDALLNPSAGEDGASLLVIGVAYFLTRIIGKYAGAYLGCMAVHKKKQVRNYLGLALVPQAGVAIGLAALGARTLGGQMGIDLQTVILASSVLYELTGPACAKISLYLSGSYGDIELPKEAKEKDPVTRLELLIRRIHEIQQEIPETEETISPEEQAFLEAANEQYEAVGALRNHLRARRTY from the coding sequence ATGAAGTCATTTTTATTTTACCATGCAACATCCCAGGCATCAGTGGTGATCATCACCATTGCGCTGATGTTGTTTACAGGATATCTTATGACCCGTATCACCAGAAAATTTAAGCTGCCGAATGTAACGGGGTACATTCTGGCAGGAATCCTTATGGGACCTTATTGTCTGGATATGGTGCCGGTAAAGGTCATAGATGGCATGGATTTTCTATCAGATATTGCACTGGCTTTCATTGCTTTCAGTACAGGTGAGTTTTTCCGTTTTTCGGTTCTGAAGAAAAACGGCTGGAAGGTGGTTGTGATCACGGTCATGGAAGCAGTGCTGGCATCGGTATGTGTTTTTGCAGTGGTTTATGGAGTTCTTCATCTGAATCTGTCATTTTCTATTGTGCTGGCGGCTCTGGCGTCAGCCACAGCTCCTGCATCTACTATCATGACGATCCGCCAGACTGGGGCAAAAGGTGATTTTGTAGATACTCTTTTGCAGGTAGTGGCTTTAGATGATGTAGTTGGTCTTGTGGAATATAGTGCAGCTATCTCCATTGCACTGGCGGCGCTTTCAGGGGGCGGCTTCCAGGTGGGGAATATTTTAAAGCCGATCTTTGTTAACGGTGCGGTATTGGTACTTGGCGGTATTTTTGGATGGCTGCTAAAATGCATGATGCCAAAGAAAAAATATAAAGATAATCGCCTGATCATATCTGTGGCAGCGCTATTTGCTTTTTGCGGGATCTGTTCTCTGGCTGATGTATCACCACTTCTGGGATGTATGTCTATGGGAACCATTTATATTAACTTATCTGATGATGATAAGCTGTTTAAGCAGTTGAATTATTTCAGTCCGCCCATTCTGCTTTTGTTTTTCGTCAGATCAGGTCTTTCTTTCAGGCTGGATGCACTTCTTAATCCGTCAGCAGGAGAAGATGGGGCTTCTCTTTTAGTGATCGGAGTAGCATATTTCCTTACACGTATCATAGGGAAATATGCAGGTGCGTATTTAGGCTGTATGGCAGTACATAAGAAAAAACAGGTACGTAATTACTTAGGTCTGGCACTGGTTCCCCAGGCAGGTGTAGCGATTGGTCTGGCAGCTCTTGGGGCAAGAACCTTAGGCGGACAGATGGGCATTGACCTGCAGACTGTTATTCTGGCATCCAGTGTGCTGTATGAGCTTACTGGTCCCGCCTGTGCCAAGATATCTTTATATCTGTCCGGATCCTATGGGGATATTGAACTGCCAAAGGAGGCTAAAGAAAAGGATCCGGTGACCCGCCTGGAGCTGTTGATCAGGCGGATCCACGAGATCCAGCAGGAAATACCGGAGACAGAAGAAACTATTTCACCAGAGGAACAGGCATTTTTAGAAGCTGCCAATGAACAGTACGAAGCAGTGGGGGCATTAAGAAATCATTTAAGAGCAAGGAGGACGTATTAA
- a CDS encoding Rpn family recombination-promoting nuclease/putative transposase, protein MGKKALEELVFHDDFMFAAVMMDAENCRCFLERVLEMKIGRVEISREHGFFFNPENKSIRMDVFAKDEDQTHYDIEMQLVKKDSLERRSRYYHSQMDMEMLEKGRSYSELADAYVIFICDFDPLGQKKCRYTIRKYCEETGNAFGDGVCTIFLNTNGENRGEVPKELTALLDFVKADLAGSEAEYEDTLVKQLQDSMRRVKRSRKMGERYMMFEQYMKEYVQEHADEIREEAREEGLAEGRAKGLEEGRAEGRAEGQAEGRAEMARLNKLYASLLASGRSSDLQRALDDPEYLKQLLEKTGS, encoded by the coding sequence ATGGGTAAAAAAGCACTGGAAGAATTGGTATTTCACGACGATTTTATGTTCGCAGCTGTTATGATGGATGCGGAAAACTGCAGGTGTTTCCTTGAGCGCGTGCTGGAAATGAAAATAGGAAGAGTAGAGATCAGCAGGGAACATGGTTTCTTCTTTAATCCGGAAAACAAAAGCATCCGCATGGATGTATTTGCAAAGGATGAGGATCAGACGCATTATGATATTGAGATGCAGCTGGTAAAAAAAGACAGCCTGGAAAGGCGCAGCCGCTATTATCACAGCCAGATGGATATGGAAATGCTGGAAAAAGGAAGAAGTTACAGCGAACTGGCAGATGCATATGTCATTTTCATTTGCGACTTTGATCCCCTTGGTCAAAAAAAGTGCCGGTATACCATCCGCAAATACTGTGAAGAAACCGGGAATGCATTTGGAGATGGAGTCTGCACTATTTTTCTGAACACAAACGGAGAAAACCGCGGAGAAGTACCAAAAGAACTGACAGCATTGCTTGATTTTGTGAAGGCAGATCTGGCAGGAAGTGAAGCTGAATATGAAGATACACTGGTAAAACAGCTTCAGGATTCCATGCGCCGGGTCAAAAGAAGCCGGAAGATGGGGGAACGCTATATGATGTTTGAACAGTATATGAAAGAATATGTTCAGGAACATGCAGATGAAATCCGTGAAGAAGCCAGAGAAGAAGGCCTTGCAGAAGGGCGTGCGAAAGGTCTTGAGGAAGGACGTGCAGAAGGACGTGCGGAAGGGCAAGCAGAAGGGCGAGCAGAAATGGCCAGGTTGAATAAATTATATGCCAGTCTTCTGGCATCTGGCCGTTCGTCAGACCTGCAGCGGGCACTGGACGATCCGGAATATCTGAAACAGCTATTAGAAAAAACAGGATCCTGA